The sequence TTTGTTTCACTCTTCTAAGAAACTCTTTTAAGAAAGAGTCGTTCTATTCTACTATGTTCTATTCTAATAGAATAGAAAGAGCGATTCTAGTAATTCAGAATTTCTACTAGAAGTGATGAGTAAAAATCAAGTTCTATACATAAGAAAACTAGACTTTCTTACACGAAGCTATTCACAACATATCGCATAGGTATAAGATTCCTTAGCTAACATCAAGTGGTCCATCCTTAGGTCATGGCTCTCCTACATAAAATTGCTTACAGTTATCTCCAGCCTCAAAATTGATCTTTTATATTGTTTTAGCTTGAGATGAAAGTGCACTATATACCATTTTGATTCATTTTGAGCAGAGTAAGATTGATAAGTTGGGTTTTGTGCGAAATTGCGGTTGATCATGACTCGTTCAATATAGATAAGGCATAATCAATGTACAGTATAATCGCTCACCCGCCAGATTAGTCACATTATTTTCATTACTAATGAGTATATTGACTATTAGACTCACCAACCTAAGCATCCTATAGAGTCTGTAACTGACTCTTTTTATTGTGCGTGGGAGCTATCTCAGAGAACTATTTTGTTCAGATGTTAATAATTTAATATTGAACTAGCACTTGGGGCTCTACAAACAAAATTTACAAATGTTTTTTGAGTGTGCAACATGATGAGCCATTTCTATATCTGTTGTGCAATGTCAGAACCCAACTGACATGAACTAAGTGTTTTCTTCCAGAAACTTAGTCATAATATGATCAAAGGAAACTTCTCTTGGAACACATAATTTTAGCAGCAATGCATGCTCTTATATCAGTGGAAGTTTACTTGTAGTCAGAATTGATCCTTTTTGGCCTTCAGATTTGATCCTTTTTCGGTTCCTTCATTGCAGGTCGCAAAGCGGTTGGAAAAGTTCAAGACAACAATTTTCACACAGATGAGCATGCTTGCCATCAAGCATGGAGCAATAAACCTTGGCCAGGGCTTTCCAAATTTTGATGGCCCGGACTTTGTGAAAGAGGCTGCTATTCAAGCTATCAACGCGGGGAAGAACCAATATGCAAGAGGGTATGGTGTGCCTGAACTGAACTTGGCTATTGCTGAAAGGTTCTTGAAGGACAGTGGATTGCAAGTCGATCCTGAGAAAGAAGTTACTGTTACATCTGGGTGCACAGAAGCAATAGCTGCAACGATATTGGGTCTGATCAACCCTGGTGATGAGGTGATATTATTCGCTCCATTCTACGATTCATACGAGGCTACACTGTCGATGGCCGGTGCCAATGTAAAAGCCATTACTCTCCGTGCTCCGGACTTTGCAGTCCCACTTGAAGAGCTAAAGGCCACGGTCTCTAAGAACACCAGAGCAATAATGATAAACACACCACACAATCCTACTGGGAAAATGTTTACAAGGGAGGAACTTGAATTTATTGCTGCCCTCTGCAAGGAAAATGATGTTTTGCTCTTTGCTGATGAGGTCTATGACAAGTTGGCGTTCGAGGCTGATCATATATCAATGGCTTCTATTTCTGGCATGTATGAGAGGACTGTGACTATGAACTCTCTGGGGAAGACGTTCTCTCTAACAGGATGGAAGATTGGTTGGGCAATAGCTCCTCCACACTTGACATGGGGCCTAAGGCAGGCACACTCATTCCTCACATTTGCCACCTGCACACCAATGCAatcagccgcagccgcagctcTTAGAGCACCAGATAGCTACTATGAGAAACTGAAGAGGGACTATGGCGCCAAGAAAGCTATACTGTTGGAAGGACTAAAGGCCGCCGGGTTTATTGTTTACCCTTCAAGTGGAACATACTTCATAATGGTCGATCACACCCCGTTTGGTTTCAGCAATGATGTGGAGTTCTGTGAGTATTTGATTCGCGAAGTCGGTGTTGTCGCCATACCACCAAGCGTTTTTTATCTCAACCCT is a genomic window of Phragmites australis chromosome 17, lpPhrAust1.1, whole genome shotgun sequence containing:
- the LOC133897206 gene encoding uncharacterized protein LOC133897206, whose protein sequence is MNLAASPSLATPATTPLRRHEMPLNPSPALSSCSPSLRRSLVRPLRRISPMATAPASAPVASTDNCAAKAAEQQQPVQVAKRLEKFKTTIFTQMSMLAIKHGAINLGQGFPNFDGPDFVKEAAIQAINAGKNQYARGYGVPELNLAIAERFLKDSGLQVDPEKEVTVTSGCTEAIAATILGLINPGDEVILFAPFYDSYEATLSMAGANVKAITLRAPDFAVPLEELKATVSKNTRAIMINTPHNPTGKMFTREELEFIAALCKENDVLLFADEVYDKLAFEADHISMASISGMYERTVTMNSLGKTFSLTGWKIGWAIAPPHLTWGLRQAHSFLTFATCTPMQSAAAAALRAPDSYYEKLKRDYGAKKAILLEGLKAAGFIVYPSSGTYFIMVDHTPFGFSNDVEFCEYLIREVGVVAIPPSVFYLNPEEGKNLVRFTFCKDEDTLRGAVERMKTKLRKK